The Anastrepha obliqua isolate idAnaObli1 chromosome 5, idAnaObli1_1.0, whole genome shotgun sequence DNA window TTCGCTCGGGCTTTGTGATGAAATGCGATGTTTGTTTTAGATTAAGTTAAGACGCATATCccaaaagaaaaacaagtgATGCACGGAGGGCAGCTCGACTGCCTATAAAGGTGTATGATTATTTGGCAGCTTCGTTGTAAACCGTTAGTTTTTCGCCGCCAGTGATGGAGTTCACAAgtggaaatttcattttaataaatagatgaaattaaaaatatttatacaggaCGAAGAAGTTGTCCTTAAGTAAAagaattcacaaatttttgaaacttagACAGATTttatgaataaagaaaaaatctaaataatcCACCGACTTATAAAACAAGTCAGAAACATGTTTTTCAACTTCTGTAATCGTTCTGAGGGCGTATTCCGCAGTGAATTTCGCAACCAGTTGTTAGCGACCCTAAGTGGTAAGTCTAAGGATAAGTGTGGAAATGGTGAAAGTGTGGTTATGGTGAATTTCTCAAATACTCTCACCAGCTGAGTGTTTCGAATGAGTGAAATGTGTATAAATTTCATAGTTGTGCTGAAAATAAAAacccaattaaaatttttccaaatgccagcatttaaataaatctgctatttgattgatttaaaaaaaaaaattataaaaatgtgctttttcTAATTGACATTCTATTCTAAAATCTCCTTCTCCCAGTTACCATCATCACATTTTGCAATGGCATCGGCATTGGTTGGTTCGCGCCCATGCTGGCGAAATTTCAGTCGCCCACTGAGAGTCCGCTTGATTTCACCGCCTCCGTGGAGGAGAGCTCCTGGTTGGGTGCATTTGTATGTGCGGGAGGTTTTACTGGAAATATAATCTTTGGAGTTCTTTTGGATCTAATCGGCCGTAAGCCGTGCATTTATTTGCTTGCTATACCACATATGGTGAGTAACGATTCATGAGCGAGCGCAAACgtttaaaattaatcaaattattcaaaaaaaaaattctagagcTTATGGCTACTCGTCTATTTTGCGCCGTCTATTGAATACCTCTATGCTGCGCGCTTCGCATCTGGCATCACTGGTGGTGGCACTTATGTTGTAATACCAATTTTCCTAGGAGAAATCCTCGATCCAACGTGAGTTGGAATTTCTTGTTtcattgttgtaattttttgtattacctTTGATTTTACAAACTCCTCTTTCTCTTTATTATTCTGCAGCATACGCGGGCGACTTACCTCAATGTTCACGCTCACGCTCAACATAGGCATGATGACGGGTTATGTACTCTCCTCATATGTGCCATATCACATCATACCAATAGCGGTGATCTTACTGCCTTTGCTGTATCTACTACTCGAAACCTTCTTCCCCGAAACGCCACCTTATCTTTTGCACTGTGGCAAGGAAGCGCAAGCTGAGTTATCACTGAAGTTCTATATGAATTACAAAGCTTCATCTAAGCTGGACATCGAACAATTCAACATCAAATTCACGGAATTGAAAAGTGCGGCTAAACATCAAAAATCACAAACGGATGCGGTAACAATCCGCGATTTCTGTGAGTTTTCCATCTCCGATTTCCATTCAATTAACTTGTCAATACTTGCAAGTCTCACTAGCGCCCTAATGTTGCTTATTCATTTTCAGTCACCAAAGGGGCACTGAAGGCCATCGGCATCGGTATGACAATGATGTTCATTAATATATTCACCGGTAGTTTTGCGTTGCTCAGTTACATGTCGACCATTTTCGTGGCTGTCAAAACGCAAATACACCCAGATACGAATACCATCATCATTGGTGTGGTTCAAATTGTTGGCTCTTACATAGCCATCTCTTTGGTAGACCGCTACGGTCGAAAAATTCTGCTCATCATCTCCACAGCCACCACAGGTGCTTGCCTGGCCTCCTTCGGCATGTACGCCTTCTTGGCTGAGGAAACTAGTGTGGATCTATCAGCATACCACTCCTGGCTGCCACTTGTACTAATGGCGCTTATTATATTCACTGCCAATGTGGGTTTAATACCTGTACCTACTGTGGTATTGGTGGAGATTTTGCCCCCAAAGGTAATTATCATCCGGACAATACGCGGAAATATTTGCACACTTTGATAAAGCGCTATCTCTGTGTACGTGTGTTAACTTTTTTCATTGAATATTCAAATAACACCTAGTTAATATCTGAGTacatgaaaatgttgataaattcattatacaaacaaacacaatCTCATATTTGCAGATTCGCTCAAAAGCCGTTTCCTTCTGCGTAACATTGCTGAGTCTTTTCGCCTTCATTATGCTAAAAATTTTCCCACCATTCATGCACGCTTTCGGCTTGTCAGCGACAATGTGGGCTTGTGCGTCATTTGCTGCTTTTGGACTACTCTTCATAACTGTATGTGTGCCGGAGACCAAGGGAAAATCCATGAATGTGGATGACGAGAAATAAAGACCGAAAccgttcgttttttgttttctacgaATTGCAATGAAATACAGAAGTTTCATAACTATGTAAACAGTGCTTAAAGGGATCTGGACATACagccatacatatatacacacacacgcagtgTACTAAGCTGAAGTAAATCTGTGTTATCACACAATCAAGCGTAATATTCCTAAAGATGTAGATAAATGAGTGCGCATTTTTCTGTTCTATTTTTATACtaagacattttttaatttcgaataattaaaCGAGTTTCTCTTTTTGGTGATTATATTTGGATGTATGCAAATGGATCAACAGTAACGCAAtacatacaataaattttttatacgtaatataaaattactattttCTAACATTACCTGCAAACGAGCGacaattataagaaaaaatttctcaaTACTGAGTGTCCATGTGCCCATAACGGGCCTAGGGATGAATAgaatcacaattttttatttttttgttttttgaaggaGGTTTCAATCAAAATCTCAGAAACATTTCGAAGGTGCCGCTATACAAATGGCACCAATTAATACTATCACAATCCTCCCACCTCGGTGAAATTCTACCTTGGACCCACAAAAGTATAATACAGGgagaacgatatgaagtgttaccaacttcacactgcttgtatctgtaaaacacctcttgacatcaacgtcaaaattgttctaatgacagttcaatatattttttataaggcgtcaaaagcatttgcgtctcagttttgttgaatttcttttttctgtgatgaaactcaaacgtaatagtgtgattgcgatatatttggctggaaaatcacaaccagccattgttcgtgagctcagtaaaatgtttgtgtatcgcactataaaacgttacactGATACTggagcattgcaaaacgctatggaggtgaaccaaaaaaaccgcaacaacgccagaaatggttcggaaagtgaaggttcgacttgaacgaaatccacgtcgaagtggaagaaaaatggccaaagaactgaaaatatcgcaagacagcattcgacgtatattaaaaaatgagctcaaggtcaaggcttacaagttccaaaaagcacacgaactttcaccccagcaaaaaaaagttcggtgcgaaagagcaaaggagttgttgcgcctgCACGAACgaggcgaatttcctaacattgtgttttctgatgaaaaaaatttcccaattcagcAGTTCAt harbors:
- the LOC129249413 gene encoding facilitated trehalose transporter Tret1-like, translating into MFFNFCNRSEGVFRSEFRNQLLATLSVTIITFCNGIGIGWFAPMLAKFQSPTESPLDFTASVEESSWLGAFVCAGGFTGNIIFGVLLDLIGRKPCIYLLAIPHMSLWLLVYFAPSIEYLYAARFASGITGGGTYVVIPIFLGEILDPTIRGRLTSMFTLTLNIGMMTGYVLSSYVPYHIIPIAVILLPLLYLLLETFFPETPPYLLHCGKEAQAELSLKFYMNYKASSKLDIEQFNIKFTELKSAAKHQKSQTDAVTIRDFFTKGALKAIGIGMTMMFINIFTGSFALLSYMSTIFVAVKTQIHPDTNTIIIGVVQIVGSYIAISLVDRYGRKILLIISTATTGACLASFGMYAFLAEETSVDLSAYHSWLPLVLMALIIFTANVGLIPVPTVVLVEILPPKIRSKAVSFCVTLLSLFAFIMLKIFPPFMHAFGLSATMWACASFAAFGLLFITVCVPETKGKSMNVDDEK